Part of the Panicum virgatum strain AP13 chromosome 4N, P.virgatum_v5, whole genome shotgun sequence genome is shown below.
CTGCCAAAGCAAGCAaaaatctccaagagtttgccatattttacttaGCATATTTTGTGTTTTGTCaatttctaaaaagatatgccaagtaaaaaaaaatttatctccaatagtttggcataatttacttgccaaatccagatctaacttacatcaggaactctgagagagaaacaaaattatatttatatcCTTctacctcttgaaaacttaaatcaggaactcttctctgttatttatttcttttttcaccctcccacctgactagaaaccacgatgccaacccgcgcgtatatttacgtgctggaggctggtttttcccaaattactaaaaattgccaagtcttttgccaaactgttgaaGGAGTATTTAAGATAGATACGACTAGACGAGTTCTAGGCTACCACTGCTGCCACTAGGCCCCAGGAGAAAAGGAAGGGGACCTACCTGGAAGTGTGAACCGCCGCGTCTCTGCGAGATCCAAACCCCCTCCTCAacacgacgccggcgacgaAGGGAGGAGGCGATGCACGGCCGGCCCCGGCGCCCGGCCAAGCCGGAGGACGAGGCGGCGTCGTCAGCGAAAGCCGCCAAGCTCCGGGACCTCCAGGCCCAGGTCCTGCAGAACCACCACTCCCGCACGTAAGCCGCCGCCAGCGCTacaccctcctccctccctctccttgtTCCGTCTAGCACCGGTCGCTTCTAGCGACTTTGTAGGGCTAATATGATAGATAGAGCTTCGATTGACGATTAGCTTTCCTGGCCTGGAGATTGTTCCCTTGGAGGAAAGATGCAACTTTTACTTCTTTGTTCTTGTTCATGCTGCTTCTTTCTTGAAGCTGGGGGTGACCCAGGAACCAGTGTTGCATTATTATTTGGTTGGGATGTTTTCATTTCCTGCCCTGATTCGTATCATAGCAAACTATTAGTTGCTTAATCAGCCGTAGAAAACAAAGGAGAGATTGGGTTGTCACGTCTCTGTTGCAgtttcacctttgttgccttaTCGTCATTGTATTTTGTAGCAAGCGTACCAAAAGATCCAGAATTCAGGCTTTAAAAGTAGTGCTTAATAACTCACTTTTGACTTATGTGAACAATGGCTGTGGCCTGTAGCTACACCAAAGAGGCAATTGGGTTGAGCTTCAAGCTGCTCGAGATAAATCCTGAGGCCTACACTGCATGGAACTACCGGAAGCTTGCGTTCCAGCACAATATCAAGGAGCTTTATGACCCAGAGGCCATCAGGTCCGCCGCCGACGATGAGCTCAGAGTGGTGAGTTCCCTGACCTATCAACACTCGTCAATAAATTTGAGTACAGAGAAAGAAATATGAATTCTCTTGTGTTTTTTATGCTTTAGTCATTTCAAGTGACCATGTAGTTGACTGCTCGAATGACACTTAAATGTTGAACTTTGAAGGTTGAGGTTGCTTTAAGGCAGAACCCAAAGTCCTATGGGGCTTGGTATCACCGGAAGTGGTTGCTAAACCAAAAGCTAGCCCCAGTGGATTCCAAGCGTGAATTTGGCCTCTTGGATAAACTATTAAAGGTAGATGCCAGGAATTTCCATGGATGGAATTACCGAAGGTATGTCTCTGTTTTTCACAAGTAAGGTTAACATCATCTGCTTGAGTTCATTCACCCCCTTGATCAGGTTCCTTGCAAGATTCATGGGAGTGCCAGATGAGGAAGAGCTTAAGTACACTATGGATAAGATCAGTGACAACTTCAGTAATTACTCAGCATGGCACAATCGTAGGTATACAATTGCTATTTATGGTCATTCTTTCTAAGTTTTAGTCATACAATTGTAATTCATTCATGGATGGTCTTTCTAAATGCTTTCTCAGAATTTTCACATGTTTGTGTGGTGATGCTAGAAGTTAGTCTAAACTTATATCTAGTATCAGTGTATGGGTCATGAAACAAATGTAACTAATAACATCCAATTCATTGAAAAATGTAAGGTGCTCCACCTTAAGCTTCTTTTGGCTGTTGTGAACTAAGCACAAGTTACTGGGCAACTGAGCCGACACTATAGCAATCTGAGTGCATAACATGTTAAACAGCAAATGGAAATATGCTTGGTTTCTTATAATTCTTAGTGATTAGTGAAACTTGATACCCTGAAGATGTGCTTACCTCCCTGTGACATTTGATTGCTTTGACCTTTGTCCTTTTTGTTTCTCAATATTATGTTTACTTGCGGTTTTTGTAGTTATATTTTAATTATATGTTTTCTGCAATGTCATTCTAATTCAACTTTTTTCAGTATACTTCTGTCCAATCTACTAATCCAACAGAGCAAAGGTTTCGAATCAAAGCAGAAGATTTTTTCAGAGGAGTTTGAACTTGTCACTCAAGCTCTTTTCACGGATCCAAGTGACCAAAGCGGATGGTTCTACCACCTCTGGCTTTTAGCTCAAACATCTACTCCAGATAACCCACAGCTGATTGCTTCATGGCCTTTTAATGGTGCAAAGCTCAGTTCCTCTCTGGTCAAGGAAAAAGTTGAGAAGAGCACACTATCATCCATCTGGTGTCACTCACTGAAGGAAAGGATTGTACCCATCGTTCTCTATTTTAATGAGCCTGTCAAAGGATTAAATCAATCAAGTGTGAAGTTAAAATCTGATTTGGACTTTGGTAAGGATATTCGCTGGAGGGCCCTTTCAGTGACAGATTCTGGTTATTCTAACTGTTGGGCCACACATCTTCAAATTGCAAACGAATGGAGCAGTTCACAGCAATATTCTGTTGATGTGAGCATACCCTGCTCAGATGATATTGTGTCTAGAAGTGGCTCTACCTACAATTGTCCTGTGCATTTGACATTTGCTATTGAATTGATCAGCGACGAAGCCCAGGATATAGATCTGTTTGATAAGCCAGTCTCCTGGAATCGCTCAGAGTCATTCCAGCCTCATGAAAACCATGAGTCTATGCCTTTTGATCTGCTAAAGATCACTAGTGCCTTGGTCGAAGAGGATTCAAATTGGCATTTTGAAAGACTATCTGAGGAAATAGACCTTTTCAGAGAATTACCTGATGATAATAGGTTAGACTCTAAATTCGTTccgaaactttttttttcataaatataACAGCCATTCTTATAACCTGCTCTCTTTTCCAGCAAGTTTGTGAAGTTGACATTAGCCCGGctattgcttgcttgtgctgCAATAAAGTCCCGTGGGAGATCTCTCATTGAAAGGAAGAGATACTGTGAAGAGGCGATGGGGTACTTCAGTGACTTAATTCGCCTGGATCCATCTCATAAACGGTATTATGAGGATGAACGGAGCTTAGTACTAATGGATAAGGTAGCATAAATAATTTTTGAAGAAACTTTGCTAAGGGATAATGTGGTGTTGTCTAACTTTATTTTTGTATGCAGTTAACTTGTGACATGGAGACTTTCATGAAGCACTGTTCAGTTAAGGTTGAACCAAATTTGGTTCCGCTGAATCATGTGCAACTTTGCTCATTGTCTTTAACGCGCATTGGATTTGCTGAACGCCTGATATGGGTTCAAGTTCTGGACCTAGGCCATAACAGTCTTAGATCAGTTGAAGGTTAGCATTTAACCAACCTAACTCTCATGTCTagttcaacaacaacaacaatatagccttttttcccaagcaagttggggtaggctagagatgaaacccgaaagaaataagttcaaggttcaggcacattgatagctagtctccaagcgctcctatccaaagctatctctttagagatattccaatccttaaggtctctcttaaccgactcatcccacgtcagtttaggtctatctctacccctctttacattatcgacccgctcaagaaccccattacgcaccggcgcctcaggaggccttcgttggacatgtccaaaccatctcagccgatgctgggtaagtttctcctcaattggtgccaccctgaccctatcccgaataacttcgttccggactctatccctccttgtgtgcccgcaaaaccaccgcaacatccgcatctctgctacactcagttgctggacatgtcgcctttttgtaggccaacattcagcaccgtataacatcgccggacgaattgctgtcctatagaatttgccttttagcttttatGGCACCCTctttgtcacaaaggatgccagaagcttgccgccatttcaaccagccagctgaaattctatgcctaacatcttcatcaatattgccatccttttgtagcaccgatcctaaataccgaaaagtatccttctggaccaccacttgcccatctagactaacgtctcccccctcatgcctagtcgcgctgaaatcgcacatcatgtactcggtcttggtcctactaagtctgaaccctttcgactctaacgtgcgtctccacagctctaacttcctattaacccctgccctactctcgtcaactagcaccacatcatcagcaaagagcatacactaAGGGATAGCTCAACTGCAATTGCCTGTAAATTGATAATACTATCAGTGCACCAAGGCCTGCAAAT
Proteins encoded:
- the LOC120668436 gene encoding geranylgeranyl transferase type-2 subunit alpha 1-like, yielding MHGRPRRPAKPEDEAASSAKAAKLRDLQAQVLQNHHSRTYTKEAIGLSFKLLEINPEAYTAWNYRKLAFQHNIKELYDPEAIRSAADDELRVVEVALRQNPKSYGAWYHRKWLLNQKLAPVDSKREFGLLDKLLKVDARNFHGWNYRRFLARFMGVPDEEELKYTMDKISDNFSNYSAWHNRSILLSNLLIQQSKGFESKQKIFSEEFELVTQALFTDPSDQSGWFYHLWLLAQTSTPDNPQLIASWPFNGAKLSSSLVKEKVEKSTLSSIWCHSLKERIVPIVLYFNEPVKGLNQSSVKLKSDLDFGKDIRWRALSVTDSGYSNCWATHLQIANEWSSSQQYSVDVSIPCSDDIVSRSGSTYNCPVHLTFAIELISDEAQDIDLFDKPVSWNRSESFQPHENHESMPFDLLKITSALVEEDSNWHFERLSEEIDLFRELPDDNSKFVKLTLARLLLACAAIKSRGRSLIERKRYCEEAMGYFSDLIRLDPSHKRYYEDERSLVLMDKLTCDMETFMKHCSVKVEPNLVPLNHVQLCSLSLTRIGFAERLIWVQVLDLGHNSLRSVEGLEALQQLVSLNISNNQISSFTALEPLTKIISLKVLDLSFNKIGAHSIDTTRYICSSPFSHKVEACEAFEECWKKSINVEEYWDAILFFETLKLAQLDIKGNAVASKEDFRTLVPMLIPSLKWLDAECAN